One window from the genome of Strix uralensis isolate ZFMK-TIS-50842 chromosome 22, bStrUra1, whole genome shotgun sequence encodes:
- the NXPH3 gene encoding neurexophilin-3, which yields MHLPRSCIVLLIQGSISLLVVCGQGDPGEGAERREPKTQERAQVQKMRGLLSPKSLLTPTLLQNMTLLELVSSSRELWDILDNLSEQDHAPHPRGQRDLGPASGKLKKIFGWGDFYSNIKTVKLNLLITGKVVDHGNGTVNVFFRHNSTGQGNISVSLVPPTKAVEFDLEQQIFIEAKESKIFNCRVEYEKVDRAKKTTLCTYDPSKTCYHEHTQSHVSWVCSKPFKVICIYITFYSIDYRLVQKVCPDYNYHSDVPYYPSG from the exons ATGCATCTTCCTCGGAGCTGCATCGTCCTCCTCATCCAGGGGAGCATCTCTCTGCTG GTGGTTTGTGGCCAAGGAGATCCAGGAGAAGGTGCAGAGCGACGTGAACCCAAGACCCAGGAGAGAGCGCAAGTGCAGAAGATGAGAGGGCTGCTCTCCCCAAAGTCCCTGTTAACTCCAACTTTACTGCAGAACATGACCCTCCTGGAGCTGGTGAGCAGCTCACGGGAGCTATGGGATATCCTGGATAACCTGTCCGAGCAGGACCACGCTCCACACCCCAGAGGACAGAGGGACTTGGGGCCAGCCTCAGgcaagcttaaaaaaatttttgGCTGGGGAGATTTCTATTCCAATATCAAGACAGTGAAGTTGAACCTCTTGATCACTGGAAAGGTGGTTGATCATGGCAATGGCACCGTCAACGTCTTCTTCCGACACAACTCTACTGGGCAAGGGAACATCTCCGTCAGCCTCGTCCCCCCCACCAAGGCAGTGGAGTTTGACCTGGAGCAACAGATCTTCATTGAGGCCAAAGAATCCAAAATCTTCAACTGCCGTGTGGAGTATGAGAAAGTGGATCGTGCCAAGAAGACCACACTCTGCACTTATGACCCGTCTAAGACCTGCTACCACGAGCACACCCAAAGTCACGTCTCCTGGGTCTGCTCGAAGCCCTTCAAAGTCATCTGCATCTACATCACCTTCTACAGCATAGACTACAGGCTGGTGCAGAAAGTGTGTCCCGACTACAACTATCACAGCGACGTACCCTACTACCCCTCGGGATGA